Sequence from the Argentina anserina chromosome 7, drPotAnse1.1, whole genome shotgun sequence genome:
TTTTGAAATTAATTGATCAACTTAACTTTCCGTTTGTAGTAATTTTGTATTTATGTCTATTTGCCTCTTGATACTGCTGGGTTGTTGAGagttttaattcaatgatttctgCAATTCCGGTgcaaaaaacaaatgaaatataaCAGATTGACCATATTTAGAATTTGTACATCAATACAATACATGTGTCCAGCATCATCATCGTTGGTGTGATATAAATTATTGTGCTTTCACTGTAATGAGACTATATACTACAAAAACACAATTATCTTTCATTCACGATACAGAAACTTTGAATACAAATATTCGACTCTGATCACGACTATGTATTGTACGTGTGTATTTGCAGCTGTGATTCATCCTTTTGCGGAACACATAGCATATTTCCTGCTCTTCGCAATACCACTGCTGACAATGATATTCACGGGGACTGCTTCAATCGGatcatattttatttatatttcatATATCGACCTAATGAACAACATGGGGCATTGCAATTTCGAGCTCATTCCCAACTGGATATTTTCTATTGTTCCTCCTCTTAAGTACTTCATGTACACCCCCTCGTAAGTACTCAATCGTTTAATCATACATCTGATAATACTCTTTAAACTTTGATGTTAGGTCGGAAGTAAGTGACGTCACATGCATTATATGAAACATGtgaaatctaaattaatttgtgTAATATATTTCTCTAAATAACTTCTAATtaagtttcttcttcttcttatatcTAAATCGATAGCTTATAGCATGATCCAATTCTTGCAAAACTGAATGTTGAGAAAATACTTTTATTTCTGACATGTCATGATTGCACATTGTAGGATCCCACATTGTAGAACCCGACATTGTACTTCAGTGTCTAAAAAGTTAGGACTTGCACCAACCCAAAATTCAGTATCGGCCCCAACAGTTTTATACAATGCTAATGTCTAAAGCTAACAAATATCTTCacaatcttttcttttccaaaaAGTTAATACATCTGTTGGGATATGATTCCACCCAAATTTTTATATACAATTCTCGGTGAGAAAACTGTAGTTCAATATATTTATCAAAAATTTGATCAATCATTAAATTTAGTAGCTAGCgacttaaaaaaaacatgtgcGGCTCAGTCAAATCATGCTAAGGGATTAAAAGACGGTTATTTGATGTAACAGTACTGACTCGAGCATTTGAGAACCCatatttgttttttataataaaacctGATATTTTTATCAATCATAAATATAATGAAATAGACATTatcgaaaaataataataattaaatagatAAATGATTGAATAGAGGGCACAATCAGTAACTAGTATGTGACAAGAGATATAAAGTAAATGTCATAATTTAAGAATGCGACTCCATGAAATACGAAATATATGCCAGCATGAAACCTACCTTTGATTTATGggttttttcatttctttgaaCTCGATGGATCGATCTGAACATTAAATGGGTAGGCAAAGGCTTTGAATATGCTGTACATGCATAGAAATTAGGATACGGGGACAATGCATGTCTGTATGTGCCTCGAGTTATCTAACCAGTAACCTTGAGGTATACCTTTTCCAACTTACAAAACATACatatgattttttctttcactagAAAAAAGTCTAGAATTAGTTGAGGTATACCtttgaaaaaagaaattttacaTGTAACAAACTTAACCGTACGTATACAATCTTTTTAGGGTTTTACAATTTTACTATATCAAGGTATTGATCACTGACTTTGGGCGATGGTTGATCACTTGCAGATATCACTCTCTTCACCACACACAATTCCGAACCAATTACTCCCTCTTCATGCCCATCTACGACTACATATACGGCACCATGGACAAGTCTACCGATTCTCTGTATGACTCGTCGCTCAAAAGAGATGACGAATTACCGGATGTGCTGCATCTAACGCACTTAACAACCCCTGAATCGATCTATCAACTTCCGATCGGCTTCGCTTCCTTGGCCTCCAAGCCATACACCTCAACGTGGTACATATGGTTTATGTGGCCTGTCACACTTTGGTCTATGCTGCTCACTTGGATTCACGGCCGAACTTTCGTTGTTGAGAGGCAGCTTTTTGAGAATCTTAAATTGCAAACTTGGGCTATACCTAAATACAGTTTGCAGGTAACAACTATTTCATTTCAATAAGTTTTCCATCTGAAGCTCAGTTAGTATGGAATGGAGTAATCTTAAATAGTAGAACTCTGTTATATATGATGCAGTACTTCTTGGAATGGCAAAACGAAGCTATCAACGGTTTGATTGAGGAAGCTATACTTGAAGCTGAGGAAAAGGGTGTCAAAGTTCTAACTTTGGGTCTCCTGAATCAGGCAAGTCGATCTCTACTATTCATGATTGTGAATACGTGAAGCTTACTTCTGCATGCGGTGGATGCTATTGATTAATAAACGTCTAAATTGATTACGAAGAATTTATTTAACAGTAATATATGGTGCCTAAATTTATTAATGGTGCGGACCAGGCTATGTGTGTATACACACACACGTTAGAACACACTGGATTGGACTCAAATTGTAGAAATGGAACAAAGAGTTTATAGTTTCGGGATTAACTACTAAGAAACATTATTAATCAGCAAATCCCTCGACTCTAATCATAGTTCAGTTCCattctcaaataaataaataaatcatagTTCAGCTCAGTACTGATTGCATGTAACGAATGTCCATATATCGTATGGTATTAATCTGTATTTTCTTATTGCAGAGTGAGGAGCTGAATCGATACGGTGGCCTATATGTTCACAGGAATCCACAACTGAAAATCAAGGTGGTGGATGGAAGTAGCTTAGCTGTGGCTGTCATTCTCAACAGCATTCCGAAAGggacaacagaagttcttctTAGAGGCAACCTCACCAAGGTGGCCTATGCCCTTGCCTTTTCTTTGTGTCAGAAGGGAATCCAGGTAACCTTCTAAAGGTCGCTTATAAATGATGTTTTTTTCTGTTAGTGTTTAATGTGTTCTAGttaatcaatcaaggaacttATTTCAGGTAGCTACACTACACCAGTCTGATTATTTGAAGCTCACCAAATCATTCAGTGCAACGGAGAGCAAGTTAGTTCTTGCAAAGAGCTACGCTGCAAAGGTACGTATGTAAATACTAgaaattcattttcttatttctATTAACCATCGTCTAATAATTATCAAGTAATTCACTACTTATCATATACACTTGACAATTGGATCGTAACACAACATGTTCTATACTAATTTGCAGATCTGGTTGGTGGGAGATGGATTGAGTAAAGAAGAACAGCTGAATGCACCAAAAGGAACTATATTTGTTCCCTTCTCCCAACTTCCACCCAGAAAATTACGCAAAGACTGCTATTACCACTGTACTCCAGCCATGAAGATTCCTACATCATTTGAGAACATTTACTCTTGCGAGGTAATATATTAGTAGTTAGTACAGTTGTTACTTTCTaccttaattttcttttgatccGATTACTTAATTGGCTACTTACTAAAATTTGAATAAAcgtatattttgatggaaTTCAGAACTGGTTGCCAAGAAAGGTGATGAGTGTGTGGCGCATTGCCGGAATTGTGCATGCTATGGAAGAATGGAATGAGCACGAGTGCGGTTACACCATGTCGGACATTAACAAAGTTTGGCAAGCTACTCTTCGACATGGCTTCCAACCTCTGATCACAGCGGCCACTACTCAGACCAAAAATGATTAGTAAATAACTGTTTCATGATTTGAATGACATATATGCAGTACTACTACTTGATTGTTCTCttgtttaattaattaaagccGCTAGGTCATGGGTAGTTCAAAGCTCTCAATCATGTTTGTGATCGGTTCAGAGCTCCTGTTATATTGGATGAAATGGATTTGGTGCAtgtcctatatatataatgtttgTAAACAAGTTGCTAGTCTGTTTTCAACAATGGAAAAGaaatacaaacaaaaacaTCGATCTAACGCACTCGGAACCTAAATTACTAAACGAAAAGAGGGTGATTGGAAGCTAAAGAAATAGCACGAAACTAGCTCTTCGCGCTACTACACACATAGTACCGTCTTCAATGACCTAATCATGGCTTCTATAATAGTCATATTGAAGTAGATTCAATGACATTATTAAAAACGTACAATGCCATTGATTTTTCGAGTCAAAATTATAGATTCAACATGTGCCTGTCCAATTCAGTCGAGTTTGCAGTACTATGTGCATGCACTCGATCAGAAATGGTCCatacaaaaataaatgatcAGAAAGCAATTTAACATGTATTCTGCTTCAACGCTTCTGGTAACGTAATAACTGTAAAGCTGTATGTGTAATTTTCATGTACCTAACATATCACAAATGGGAATGGCCCTTAAGTGAACAATATTTCAACTAGCACTCTCATCATATGCCTCTGCTGGTTGGAGATGGAAGATTGATGTCCTATATTTCTCGATGATAGATAATGGCAGATGAACTTGAAGCTTAATTGACTTTATGTCAATTAATCAAATGGGATCTAGCTTTCTCCCAGTTAATGTGGTAGACTGTGCCGAGACAATATACTCCACTATTCCATATATGATTATTGATGCGCTCCTTGATATCGTTCCTGTCACAAATAGTACAACTCGTTAGAGAGGAGAGcacggcggcgtggtcttcaactctccgatgCTTTTGTCAGTCGAACGGTAAATTCGGCATAGTAACGGTGTCGGGTCAAGATTGCTTACCTTAAAAagtcaagggtttgacctttaatagttgagttgaggtagacCATTCACTCATCCTCTGATGTGGGTCTTGGTCCAATTGAGATGTTCTCTAGAGTTTCATTTGAGACGCGTGTGCGGGCGCGTCCGTAATTGGATTGAGCCGTGGGGCGGCTTGTTGCACAGTTGGCTCCATGCCCAAATTGTGGGGTTGTGATAGATCgttggttagaacgtctataaaataccctgaaaaacatcatcgttagtagagaataagcagagatcgttcagtccggggaatcaaaagggcctcaaaacttatcatgttattggggatttgatttggattctaaaactacaacttaaaataaatcctaaattacttatatacaattgatctaccactcatcacataaccaaaatacgaattctactcaagaaacatgtatgacacgcgtagaacaacatataggcagcaagtattttcgattcttcctaagtccatttcaattccaattctaattagagtccgaagcggttcatctaatcgttaagacttcttagttatttagaatcaacgaagcattcaatcctaaacatatgctaaagagagttcaacataacgaagcgtactagttaaacaacaaagtagcacatacgcacattaagtcgaattggagacatgtaagcaagcatggtgtcactcatcttgattaaacatgcaaattcctagaactatcacaaccctaatcaagtatcaataattgaaacacgaagcgtaTATTCAAttaaagaacactttggtgaatgaaatcgcaaccttaggagaaccatggccttggtttctcaagcattgatttagatgtacaaattcaaggaattaattgaaatgaaacctaaattaatttcgaaaacctactgccctaAGCTATTACACAtggcatacatacatatttaagagttcatacaatcaaaacatcaaaccaaaagaagtctgaatttatattcttcatatatgaaaccaaaaagatcatccaagaattcatacaataaaatcgaaaattgcagaaaacctaaatacaaattacaagccatggatgaatcacacaatAGAAACCTTGAGGGATGGAGCAAGATGAATTCGGATTTGGAGAGACAAGAGggggaagatgagcacggtttggtggtgatggatgaagatttgtggcttgaatttgctggatgtgtttgggcagcaattcagctagctttgtgagagaatggagatgatcattttatgtggaaatgaggtgctatatatagaggaagaaacccaagggaggatggccacaaagtccataaagttgaaaccaaattggttgaggtttcctagattcggcagatctgacctttctcccttgttgtggccataactttctctagaaaatagatattgagatgattccaactagcaatttcaactagaatTCCGTGGAATTTCAGTCATATATCAtgaattttctcaatcattttgagctgtccaagggagcccgtcaaagttggctgatctgcagtgccagaattttgatttctataaagattggacattaattgcatatcttcttcctcctttaatgctgatttcttttgcacaaatttcttcctttgaattagggaggtagtaaaagtcttaa
This genomic interval carries:
- the LOC126801936 gene encoding very-long-chain aldehyde decarbonylase CER1, producing MASTPGILTDWPWTPLGSFKYVVLAPWVVHSIYSFVVNEGPDRDLSYLLIFPSMVWRMFHNQLWISLSRYRTAKGKGRIVDKGLEFEQVDRERNWDDQIIFNAILFYLGGRHLSGAQHLPMWRTDGFIMTFLIHAGPVEFLYYWLHRALHHHFLYSRYHSHHHSSIVTEPITSVIHPFAEHIAYFLLFAIPLLTMIFTGTASIGSYFIYISYIDLMNNMGHCNFELIPNWIFSIVPPLKYFMYTPSYHSLHHTQFRTNYSLFMPIYDYIYGTMDKSTDSLYDSSLKRDDELPDVLHLTHLTTPESIYQLPIGFASLASKPYTSTWYIWFMWPVTLWSMLLTWIHGRTFVVERQLFENLKLQTWAIPKYSLQYFLEWQNEAINGLIEEAILEAEEKGVKVLTLGLLNQSEELNRYGGLYVHRNPQLKIKVVDGSSLAVAVILNSIPKGTTEVLLRGNLTKVAYALAFSLCQKGIQVATLHQSDYLKLTKSFSATESKLVLAKSYAAKIWLVGDGLSKEEQLNAPKGTIFVPFSQLPPRKLRKDCYYHCTPAMKIPTSFENIYSCENWLPRKVMSVWRIAGIVHAMEEWNEHECGYTMSDINKVWQATLRHGFQPLITAATTQTKND